A single genomic interval of Streptomyces sp. BA2 harbors:
- a CDS encoding sigma-70 family RNA polymerase sigma factor gives MRDDRTTVIGALVLRAVEGDEQATHDLLAHVHPLALRYCRTRLSRLPGDARHFVEDLAQEVCVAVLLALPRYKDTGRPFEAFVFAIAAHKVADLQRAAMRHPGSTAVPSDEMPERPDDSLGPEERALLSSDAEWAKKLMANLPENQRELLLLRIAVGLTAEETGQMLGMSPGAVRVAQHRALSRLRALAEQ, from the coding sequence ATGCGCGATGACAGGACGACGGTGATCGGTGCCCTCGTCCTTCGCGCGGTCGAGGGTGACGAGCAGGCGACGCACGATCTGCTGGCTCATGTGCACCCCCTGGCGCTGCGGTACTGCCGCACCAGACTCTCCCGACTCCCGGGCGACGCGCGGCATTTCGTGGAGGACCTGGCGCAGGAAGTGTGCGTCGCGGTCCTGCTGGCGCTGCCGCGCTACAAGGACACGGGGCGCCCCTTCGAGGCGTTCGTCTTCGCCATCGCCGCGCACAAGGTCGCCGACCTGCAGCGCGCGGCGATGCGCCACCCCGGGTCCACGGCGGTGCCGTCGGACGAGATGCCGGAGCGGCCCGACGACTCCCTCGGTCCCGAGGAGCGCGCGCTGCTCAGCAGCGACGCCGAGTGGGCCAAGAAGCTGATGGCGAACCTTCCGGAGAACCAGCGCGAGCTGCTGCTCCTGAGGATCGCGGTCGGGCTCACGGCCGAGGAGACCGGGCAGATGCTCGGTATGTCCCCGGGCGCCGTGCGGGTCGCGCAGCATCGCGCGTTGAGTCGGTTGCGGGCGCTGGCCGAGCAGTAG
- the guaB gene encoding IMP dehydrogenase: MTANGGSSTGVPEKFATLGLTYDDVLLLPGASDMAPDQIDTSSLISKNVRVNVPLLSAAMDKVTESRMAIAMARQGGVGVLHRNLSIADQANQVDLVKRSESGMVTDPITVHPDATLGEADAICAKFRISGVPVTDPAGKLLGIVTNRDMAFESDRTRQVREVMTPMPLVTGKVGISGVDAMELLRRHKIEKLPLVDDSGVLKGLITVKDFVKAEKYPGAAKDSEGRLLVGAAVGVAGDAFERAQALIEAGVDFIVVDTAHGHSRLVGDMVAKIKSNASGVDVIGGNIATRDGAKSLIDAGVDGIKVGVGPGSICTTRVVAGIGVPQVTAIYEASLAAKEAGVPVIGDGGLQYSGDIAKALVAGADTVMLGSLLAGCEESPGELMFINGKQFKSYRGMGSLGAMQTRGDRKSFSKDRYFQEGVASDEKLVPEGIEGQVPYRGPLSSVVHQLVGGLRQSMFYVGGQTVPELQRNGRFVRITSAGLKESHPHDIQMTVEAPNYTNKR; the protein is encoded by the coding sequence ATGACTGCAAACGGCGGTTCTTCGACTGGGGTGCCCGAGAAATTCGCGACGCTCGGGCTGACCTACGACGATGTGCTGCTGCTGCCCGGCGCGTCGGACATGGCGCCGGACCAGATCGACACTTCCTCGCTCATCTCGAAGAACGTCCGCGTGAACGTCCCGCTGCTTTCCGCGGCTATGGACAAGGTCACCGAGTCCCGCATGGCGATCGCCATGGCGCGACAGGGCGGCGTCGGCGTGCTGCACCGCAACCTCTCCATCGCGGACCAGGCCAACCAGGTCGACCTCGTGAAGCGCTCCGAGTCCGGCATGGTCACCGACCCGATCACGGTGCACCCGGACGCGACGCTCGGCGAGGCCGACGCGATCTGCGCCAAGTTCCGCATCAGCGGCGTCCCGGTGACCGACCCGGCGGGCAAGCTGCTCGGCATCGTCACCAACCGCGACATGGCCTTCGAGTCGGACCGCACGCGCCAGGTGCGCGAGGTCATGACGCCGATGCCGCTCGTCACCGGCAAGGTCGGCATCTCCGGCGTCGACGCCATGGAGCTGCTGCGCCGCCACAAGATCGAGAAGCTTCCGCTCGTCGACGACAGCGGTGTCCTCAAGGGCCTCATCACGGTCAAGGACTTCGTCAAGGCCGAGAAGTACCCCGGCGCAGCCAAGGACAGCGAAGGCCGCCTCCTGGTGGGCGCCGCCGTCGGTGTCGCGGGCGACGCCTTCGAGCGTGCCCAGGCCCTCATCGAGGCGGGCGTCGACTTCATCGTCGTCGACACCGCGCACGGCCACTCCCGCCTGGTCGGCGACATGGTCGCCAAGATCAAGTCCAATGCTTCGGGCGTGGACGTCATCGGCGGCAACATCGCCACCCGTGACGGCGCCAAGTCCCTCATCGACGCCGGTGTCGACGGCATCAAGGTCGGCGTCGGGCCCGGCTCCATCTGTACGACGCGTGTCGTCGCCGGTATCGGCGTACCGCAGGTGACGGCCATCTACGAAGCGTCGCTCGCCGCCAAGGAAGCCGGTGTCCCGGTCATCGGCGACGGCGGCCTGCAGTACTCGGGCGACATCGCCAAGGCGCTCGTCGCCGGCGCGGACACGGTCATGCTGGGCTCGCTGCTCGCAGGCTGCGAGGAGTCGCCGGGTGAGCTGATGTTCATCAACGGCAAGCAGTTCAAGTCGTACCGCGGCATGGGTTCGCTCGGTGCGATGCAGACCCGCGGCGACCGCAAGTCCTTCTCCAAGGACCGCTACTTCCAGGAGGGCGTCGCCTCCGACGAGAAGCTGGTGCCCGAGGGCATCGAGGGCCAGGTGCCCTACCGCGGCCCGCTCTCCTCGGTCGTGCACCAGCTGGTCGGCGGTCTGCGCCAGTCGATGTTCTACGTAGGCGGCCAGACGGTTCCGGAGCTCCAGAGGAACGGCCGTTTCGTACGGATCACCTCGGCGGGCCTCAAGGAGAGCCACCCGCACGACATCCAGATGACGGTCGAAGCGCCGAACTACACGAACAAGCGCTGA